The Bacteroidales bacterium genomic interval AAAGAAAAAGATAAAAAATCAGATCATCTTATAATTTTAGCAAAAAACCAAATTGGATATCAAAATCTAATAAAACTTGTAAGCTACGGATATATGGAAGGGTTTTACAGAAAACCCAGAATAGACATGGAAATATTAGAAAAATATTCAGAAGGCTTAATTGTATCCTCTGCATGCCTTGCCGGTTCCGTGCCGAGAGCAATAATGAATGATAATATAAACGAAGCAGAAAAACAAGCATTAAAATACAAAGAAATTTTTGGGGAAGATTATTATCTCGAAATGCAAAGACATGAAACAGGAAACCCGGAAAAAGATAAAAAAACATTATTTTTACAAGAATTGGTTAATAAAGAGATAGTAAAAATTTCTGAAAAAACCGGTATTAAATATATTGCAACTAATGATGTTCATTTCATAAACAAAGAAGATGCAGCCGCACATGATATATTAATCGCACTAAGCACGGGAAAAGATTTGGACGACCCTACACGGATGCAATATTCAGGAGAAGAATACTTAAAAACACCCGAACAAATGTCTGAATTATTTGCAGAATATCCTGATGCAATTACAAATACAAAAGAAATTGAAGATAAAATTGAAACTTATGATTTAAACAGAGAACCGATAATGCCTGAATTTCAACTTCCGGAAAATTTTAAATCCGAAGCAGAATATTTAAAACACGTAACTTATGAAGGGGCAAAAAAACGCTGGACTGATTTAACTGACGAAATAAAAGAACGAATTGATTTCGAACTCGATACAATTATCGGAATGGGATTTCCCGGTTATTTCCTAATTGTTTGGGATTTTTTGAAAGCTGCAAGAGAAATGGGCGTTTCAGTCGGACCGGGTAGAGGATCGGCAGCAGGTTCCGTTGTTGCATACAGTCTTGAAATTACTGATATCGACCCGCTCGAGTACGGTCTTCTTTTTGAGCGTTTCCTTAATCCCGACAGAATTTCAATGCCGGATATTGATATTGATTTTGACGAAGACGGACGAGAAAAAATATTAGACTGGGTTGTAGAAAAATACGGAGAAAAACGTGTTGCAAATATTATCACTTTCGGTTCAATGGCAGCTAAATCTTCGATAAGAGATGTGGCTCGTGTTTTAAGACTTCCTCTTCAAGAAGCAGACAGAATTGCAAAACTTATTCCTGAAAGACCGGGAATAACACTGGAAAAAGCCTTTAAAGAAGTTGAAGAATTAAAAAAAGAATTAGACTCTGAAGACCCGCTAATCAGAAAAACTTTAAATTTTGCCCAAATCCTTGAAGGTTCTGTCAGGCATACCGGTGTACATGCTTGCGGTATTATAATAGGAAAAGATGATTTAGAAAATTATGTACCTTTAAGCAACGCAAAAGATTCCAAATTAAAAGCAACACAATACGACGGAAAACACGTAGAAGACATTGGTTTATTGAAAATGGACTTCTTAGGTTTAAAAACACTTTCAATAATAATGGATGCCTTAAAAAACATTAAACATTCTGCCGGTGTTGAACTTGATATTGACAATATTCCGTTAAATGACGAAAAAACCTTTAATCTTTACGCAAAAGGAGAAACTACCGGTGTTTTTCAATTTGAATCCGACGGAATGAAGAAGCATTTAAAAAACTTAAAACCAAACCGCTTCGAAGACTTAATTGCAATGAATGCTTTATACAGACCGGGACCGATGGAATATATTCCTGATTTTATTGCCAGGAAACACGGCAAACAACATATTGTATATGATTTGCCTGAAATGGAAGAACTTTTGAAAGAAACATACGGTATCACGGTTTATCAAGAACAAGTGATGTTGCTTTCTCAAAAACTTGCAGGTTTTACAAAAGGACAAGCAGACTCTCTTCGTAAAGCAATGGGTAAGAAAATAATATCCATGATGGAAGAGTTAAAAGTAAAGTTTTTTGACGGTTGTAAAGCAAACGGACATGATGAAAAAAAAGTTACAAAAATATGGACAGATTGGGAAAAATTTGCCAGCTATGCCTTCAACAAATCGCATTCAACATGCTATGCATATATTGCCTATCAAACAGCATATTTAAAAGCACATTATCCTGCTGAATTTATGAGTGCAATCTTAGGAAGAAACCTCAATGACATAAAAAAAGTTTCATTCTTTTTAACTGAAACAAAACGTATGGGCATTGAAGTTTTGCTGCCTGATGTTAATGAAAGTTTTTCAATGTTTATCGTAAATAAAAAAGGACAAATACGATATGGCTTAGGAGGAATTAAAAATGTGGGAGGAGCTGCCGTTGACGATATAATTAAAGAACGAGAAAGAAACGGCAAGTACAAAAGTTTTATTGACTTTATTGAACGAGTTAACCTTTCTTCCGTTAATAAAAGAACTATTGAAGCAT includes:
- the dnaE gene encoding DNA polymerase III subunit alpha, giving the protein MPEFTHLHLHTQYSLLDGASSVPKLIKRVKESGMKSVAITDHGNMFGVKSFHKTAIKEGVKPILGCEVYVAKESRFRRDKEKDKKSDHLIILAKNQIGYQNLIKLVSYGYMEGFYRKPRIDMEILEKYSEGLIVSSACLAGSVPRAIMNDNINEAEKQALKYKEIFGEDYYLEMQRHETGNPEKDKKTLFLQELVNKEIVKISEKTGIKYIATNDVHFINKEDAAAHDILIALSTGKDLDDPTRMQYSGEEYLKTPEQMSELFAEYPDAITNTKEIEDKIETYDLNREPIMPEFQLPENFKSEAEYLKHVTYEGAKKRWTDLTDEIKERIDFELDTIIGMGFPGYFLIVWDFLKAAREMGVSVGPGRGSAAGSVVAYSLEITDIDPLEYGLLFERFLNPDRISMPDIDIDFDEDGREKILDWVVEKYGEKRVANIITFGSMAAKSSIRDVARVLRLPLQEADRIAKLIPERPGITLEKAFKEVEELKKELDSEDPLIRKTLNFAQILEGSVRHTGVHACGIIIGKDDLENYVPLSNAKDSKLKATQYDGKHVEDIGLLKMDFLGLKTLSIIMDALKNIKHSAGVELDIDNIPLNDEKTFNLYAKGETTGVFQFESDGMKKHLKNLKPNRFEDLIAMNALYRPGPMEYIPDFIARKHGKQHIVYDLPEMEELLKETYGITVYQEQVMLLSQKLAGFTKGQADSLRKAMGKKIISMMEELKVKFFDGCKANGHDEKKVTKIWTDWEKFASYAFNKSHSTCYAYIAYQTAYLKAHYPAEFMSAILGRNLNDIKKVSFFLTETKRMGIEVLLPDVNESFSMFIVNKKGQIRYGLGGIKNVGGAAVDDIIKERERNGKYKSFIDFIERVNLSSVNKRTIEALVTAGAFDDVDNLKRNQYFKSNNGSDLTYIEECIKFGGKFQNGGVENQASIFGEETIEIKRPEAPQAEEWSRLHRLKLEKEIIGIYLSEHPLDAYKLEIGTYCNTEVSQLADLPSLKGKEINIAGIITEVFNGTTKTGKAYGSITLEGYSSSHRIYLFGKDYITFKNYFTKDLSVLIRGRVQPRYKPKDDNDVEFKINEIELLSEAKDKMIKALTITVPLENISDTFIENIIELTEKYKGKTMLNINVVEKEKGFSLNLFSRSKHIKVNQMLLSDLNKMIDINIKLN